A window of Rufibacter sp. LB8 contains these coding sequences:
- a CDS encoding RNA polymerase sigma factor produces the protein MNTIENISSEEELVAQLRAQDQRAISLLYRNYSAALYGVILRVVKQEEVAEDVLQETFVKIWSAFASYDPQKGRLFTWMLNIARNLAIDKIRSKQYRVGAKTKPMEDAVTYNLVSPDGIKPDHIGIQEMTDRLNPDQKIIIDLMYFNGFTQTEVAEELNIPLGTVKTRARMAIKFLGKLIK, from the coding sequence GTGAACACAATTGAAAATATTTCCTCTGAAGAAGAGTTGGTGGCGCAGCTGAGAGCCCAGGACCAGCGTGCCATCTCTTTGCTGTACAGAAACTACTCTGCCGCCCTGTACGGGGTGATTCTGCGCGTGGTCAAGCAGGAAGAAGTGGCCGAGGATGTGCTGCAGGAGACCTTCGTGAAGATTTGGTCTGCCTTTGCCTCATATGACCCCCAGAAAGGACGCCTTTTCACCTGGATGCTCAACATTGCCAGAAATCTGGCCATTGATAAAATCCGGTCCAAGCAATATCGCGTAGGTGCCAAGACCAAACCCATGGAAGATGCGGTGACCTACAACTTGGTGAGCCCAGACGGCATTAAGCCTGACCATATTGGGATACAGGAAATGACCGATCGGCTGAACCCGGACCAAAAAATTATCATTGATTTGATGTATTTTAACGGTTTCACCCAGACCGAGGTAGCAGAGGAGCTCAACATACCCTTGGGCACTGTGAAAACCAGGGCCAGAATGGCCATTAAATTTTTGGGCAAACTAATCAAATAG
- a CDS encoding anti-sigma factor domain-containing protein, translated as MNTQEYIDSGVLELYVAGGLSEAESAEVEQMAGQHPAVKEALAQAQQAMEAYALTHAQVPRPELEDIILNKIASLQQPAAEIPGATNPEARVVPMRAPGQSSPFSSFKVAAAVALLVSIATNIYLYSSWRDSQDELLVAQASTRQYALQASQLEVQNVQTENLLAIVRDPQTRIVQLKSVATGTQAQGTVFWNNDTKEVFFDASRLPAAPAGKQYQLWALADGKPIDAGVVGMVSKPLHKMKIIDQAQAFAVTLEPTGGSQNPTLAAMQVMGSI; from the coding sequence TTGAATACACAGGAATACATAGATTCTGGCGTGCTGGAACTGTATGTGGCGGGCGGTCTCTCAGAGGCTGAAAGCGCAGAGGTGGAGCAGATGGCCGGGCAGCACCCTGCGGTGAAAGAGGCTTTGGCCCAGGCCCAGCAGGCAATGGAGGCGTACGCCCTCACCCATGCGCAGGTTCCCCGCCCAGAACTGGAAGACATTATCTTAAACAAAATAGCTAGCCTGCAGCAGCCAGCGGCAGAAATACCAGGCGCCACCAACCCAGAAGCCAGAGTTGTTCCTATGCGCGCGCCTGGTCAATCCTCGCCGTTCAGTTCTTTTAAAGTAGCTGCCGCAGTCGCCCTGCTGGTGAGCATAGCCACCAACATTTACCTCTACAGCAGCTGGCGAGATTCACAGGATGAACTGTTGGTGGCGCAAGCCTCCACCCGCCAGTATGCCTTGCAAGCCAGTCAACTGGAAGTGCAGAATGTGCAAACCGAAAACCTGTTGGCCATAGTGCGGGACCCACAGACCAGGATTGTGCAACTCAAAAGCGTAGCTACCGGCACGCAGGCCCAAGGCACCGTTTTCTGGAATAATGATACCAAAGAAGTGTTTTTTGATGCCAGCAGATTACCCGCCGCCCCCGCCGGAAAGCAATACCAACTCTGGGCCCTGGCCGACGGCAAACCCATTGACGCCGGCGTGGTTGGCATGGTGAGCAAGCCCCTGCACAAAATGAAGATCATAGACCAGGCCCAGGCCTTCGCGGTGACGTTGGAACCTACGGGCGGCAGCCAGAACCCAACCCTTGCGGCCATGCAGGTCATGGGCAGTATTTAA
- a CDS encoding arsenosugar biosynthesis-associated peroxidase-like protein → MEKTYYNPADLAKFGNIAEYQPQLAAKFFDYYGEVFKEGALSEREKALIALAVAHAVQCPYCIDAYTTGSLEKGADEAQMMEAIHVAAAIKGGAALVHGVQMMNKVKEVMM, encoded by the coding sequence ATGGAAAAAACATACTACAACCCCGCAGACCTGGCCAAATTTGGGAACATTGCCGAATACCAACCGCAACTGGCCGCCAAATTTTTTGATTACTACGGCGAGGTCTTCAAAGAAGGCGCCCTTTCTGAACGCGAGAAAGCCCTCATAGCCCTGGCAGTGGCCCACGCCGTACAATGCCCGTACTGCATAGACGCCTACACTACCGGTTCCCTGGAGAAAGGCGCCGATGAAGCCCAGATGATGGAAGCCATTCACGTAGCCGCCGCCATTAAAGGCGGTGCCGCCCTGGTCCATGGCGTGCAAATGATGAACAAAGTGAAAGAGGTGATGATGTAA
- the arsS gene encoding arsenosugar biosynthesis radical SAM (seleno)protein ArsS (Some members of this family are selenoproteins.), which produces MKSLLASQNPLADTGFQLEVLSQPTALGQRFKGFGQRLKEHGLFPLKPTGISILQVNVGKMCNQVCKHCHVDAGPDRKEIMTRATMGYILQAVAATPEITTIDLTGGAPEMNPDFRWFVEELSLLGRQVLVRCNLTIILANKKYHDLPEFFKKHRVHVVSSLPYFTASRTDTQRGDGVFEKSIKALQMLNAVGYGQEGTGLELDLVYNPAGAFLPGSQKSLEKEFKQRLLQTYGITFNQLFAITNVPISRFLDYLISAGNYDAYMEKLVTAFNPVAAANVMCRNTVSVGWEGTLYDCDFNQMLELPVESRAPRHIKEFSAEALKERNIILNQHCYGCTAGAGSSCGGEIAS; this is translated from the coding sequence ATGAAATCCCTCCTCGCCAGCCAGAACCCATTAGCAGACACCGGCTTTCAGTTGGAGGTCTTGTCGCAGCCCACGGCGTTGGGCCAACGGTTCAAAGGGTTTGGGCAACGGTTGAAGGAACACGGGCTTTTTCCGCTGAAGCCTACGGGCATTTCCATTCTGCAGGTGAACGTGGGCAAGATGTGCAACCAGGTTTGTAAGCATTGCCACGTAGACGCCGGCCCAGATAGAAAAGAAATCATGACCCGCGCCACCATGGGTTATATTCTGCAAGCAGTGGCAGCCACGCCAGAAATCACCACCATTGACCTCACCGGCGGCGCCCCTGAAATGAATCCTGACTTCAGGTGGTTTGTGGAGGAATTGTCGTTGCTGGGGCGTCAGGTGCTGGTGCGCTGCAACCTCACCATTATTCTGGCCAACAAAAAGTACCATGACCTGCCGGAGTTCTTCAAAAAGCACCGGGTGCATGTGGTGTCTTCGTTGCCATATTTCACGGCTTCGCGCACAGACACCCAGCGCGGAGATGGCGTATTTGAGAAATCCATCAAAGCCCTGCAAATGCTGAACGCCGTTGGTTATGGGCAGGAGGGAACCGGTTTGGAACTGGATCTGGTGTACAACCCGGCAGGCGCTTTTCTGCCCGGCAGCCAAAAGTCCCTTGAGAAAGAATTCAAGCAACGGCTTCTGCAAACGTACGGCATTACCTTCAACCAATTGTTCGCCATTACTAATGTGCCCATCAGCCGGTTTCTGGATTACCTGATTTCGGCCGGAAACTATGACGCCTACATGGAAAAACTGGTGACCGCGTTTAACCCAGTGGCGGCGGCCAATGTCATGTGCCGGAACACGGTATCGGTGGGTTGGGAAGGCACGCTCTATGACTGCGACTTTAACCAAATGCTGGAATTGCCGGTGGAGTCCCGCGCCCCGCGCCATATCAAAGAATTCAGCGCCGAGGCGTTAAAAGAAAGAAACATTATCTTGAACCAGCACTGCTACGGGTGCACGGCCGGGGCCGGGTCTAGTTGCGGCGGTGAAATAGCATCTTGA
- a CDS encoding rhodanese-like domain-containing protein, whose translation MNLRWLFLLPMFCWAHLSTARQASQGYALMLRGLYKNSVPVIQPSQLAAQLKTNPQNFVLLDVRTPKEYQVSHLTGARFLHYNKVSDKQLKALPKDKTMVVYCSVGYRSERLGEKLLALGYKNVVNLYGGLFQWVNEGLPVVNEKGPTAKVHAYSKTWGIWLTKGEKVYD comes from the coding sequence ATGAATTTACGCTGGCTTTTCCTTCTGCCCATGTTTTGTTGGGCGCACCTCAGCACTGCTCGGCAAGCCAGCCAAGGGTACGCGCTCATGCTCAGAGGCCTCTATAAAAACTCGGTTCCAGTCATACAACCCAGCCAATTGGCCGCCCAGTTGAAAACCAATCCGCAAAACTTCGTGCTCTTAGATGTCAGAACTCCAAAAGAATATCAGGTGAGCCATCTTACCGGGGCCAGGTTTCTGCATTACAACAAGGTGAGTGACAAACAACTCAAGGCACTTCCCAAAGACAAAACCATGGTGGTGTACTGCAGCGTGGGTTATAGAAGTGAGCGGCTGGGCGAAAAACTTCTGGCGCTGGGCTACAAAAACGTGGTCAATCTCTACGGCGGCTTATTCCAGTGGGTGAACGAAGGGCTACCCGTGGTTAATGAAAAAGGTCCCACCGCCAAAGTGCACGCCTATTCCAAAACCTGGGGCATTTGGCTAACCAAAGGCGAAAAAGTCTATGACTAA
- a CDS encoding TIGR04282 family arsenosugar biosynthesis glycosyltransferase: MTKPLLLLFVRQPELGKVKTRLAKTMGPEKALHVYQNLLQHTHTVVKDLAVTKWVCYADAIPQESDLWSKSGGFEPKLQPAFEDLGARMAHFFSLGLVEGYGPIIIIGSDCPGLTPDILQEAFHALETHDLVLGPAQDGGYYLLGLRFLVPELFLNKPWSTANVLAETLADAKRLGLSVALLPELSDIDEEADLQAWPHLLH; this comes from the coding sequence ATGACTAAACCCTTACTGCTTTTGTTTGTGCGCCAACCGGAGTTAGGCAAGGTAAAAACCCGCCTGGCCAAAACCATGGGTCCTGAAAAAGCCTTGCACGTGTACCAGAATCTTCTGCAGCATACCCATACGGTGGTCAAAGACCTGGCGGTAACCAAATGGGTCTGCTATGCTGATGCCATTCCCCAGGAATCTGATCTCTGGTCCAAGTCCGGTGGATTTGAGCCGAAACTACAGCCTGCCTTTGAGGATTTAGGCGCCCGCATGGCCCACTTTTTCTCGCTGGGTCTGGTGGAAGGATACGGGCCTATCATCATCATCGGGAGTGACTGCCCGGGCCTAACCCCAGACATACTTCAAGAAGCCTTTCATGCTTTGGAAACCCATGACCTGGTGCTTGGCCCGGCCCAAGACGGCGGATATTACTTATTAGGCCTCAGGTTTCTGGTGCCCGAACTGTTCCTAAACAAGCCCTGGAGTACGGCTAACGTGTTGGCAGAAACTCTGGCAGATGCCAAACGCTTAGGGCTCTCAGTAGCGCTCTTACCCGAACTTTCTGATATTGACGAAGAAGCAGATTTGCAGGCCTGGCCCCATTTATTGCATTGA